From the Porites lutea chromosome 5, jaPorLute2.1, whole genome shotgun sequence genome, the window aaaacgagcgtaaaatcgattttttaaacttttcctaatttctcctttgaaatgaatcgtttgaacccaaaactatttttccttaaataaggtcactaaaagggatgttttggcaaaataaaaaaaaattcgattttttgacgagtgtcgtgtgattctcgattttctcagataatggctcttaagaATTTTTCTAATGAATCACTAAATTTCAATCTATGGTTGAATTTAACCTTTTAAGGTTAATTGAccttaaagcaaaaaaatgtgtaagaatttgaaatttgttaaagctaaattaagtgACATAATTTTTGAGACTGATCCAGTACATATTAGTTATGttgtaaaggaagacttcaAAATTCATGTGATCAGTACTTAATTATTTTTCTATTACCGTCATTTCTATAATGTACTATCTTTCCTGGTGAAAATAAGAACTTGTCAAGGACCCTAGATGACCTAAATCTGTGCCAATAAACATCAATATAAgcacctgtttaggctaacttaaaaaaaattcaggttcttagttgcaggtttttactgtaatctTAGGACTTTCAGTTTGAGTGCAAGATTCCACCTGTCCTTGTTACGTGCAGAATCCCAGGCTCATACCATTTACAGCAATACATTATTGTATTAGCTAGTGCAGTACATTATGCTGTAGTGGAAAAATGTTTAACTATGAGAGACACATCTTATCTTAACCTTTTCGCTCCTAAATACTGAAAAATATATGCCACCAATTGAAAACTATCACCTGTGCAGGCATTCTTAGAAGTTCATCACGCATTCCTGCCCCATGAATTTGTGGGGCAGCAACGCATGACAAAGCCCTAAGAACATCTTTGTAAGACCCTGCATGAAACTCTTTGGAAGAGGTCTTGTTCCATAAGTCAGACCATTGCTGTTTTTTATTCCACAAACTATGTACGGAGTGAATGGCATCAAGTCAAAGTACTGTCAATGAGATTTCATTTGAGTGGTCAAACCAAAGGAATTTCCTCAAGAATTCCAAAGTTTAGACTCACTTCTTCTCTCcataaccctttaagcccaaaTATACacacacaaattctccaaactgatctctatacaaattattaaagaatgtgttgagagaatttggtaaaagatcaaggcattttctctttggtgaccATTTTACTAATTCTGATTACCTAGTCTCTTAACACTGCATAGATATCAGTAGGAGaatattgatgttggtcaccattgggacttaaaaggATAACTGATTTTAGGAATGAATGTTTTAACTATCTAACAATAATTTAATTGAGAATTCTAAAACATTACCAATGCAAAAATGTTCAATTCATTTACCTACATTTTTCTAACAATACAAAATTGTTGCACAAGAGTGACAGTCAGGTACAACTTTGTTGCGTATATTTTTAAGTTACCTGTTTAAATAACAAACTACAGAGGGGCCATACAAACTGTGTGGCTGTCTgcttattttaaaagtaaaaacgTACGTATGggaatgaaataatattattgtttatcAAAATTCTAGCAGTGGGGATTGCAACCAAATTGggtgaaacaaaaataacccctcaaaacattaaaataagtTATAAATGACacagtaaatacaaaaagaggcATGGATTGATGGAGCCTTACAGTTTTTCCATTTGAGTTGTTTGTAACCTCTGATATAATGCTTGAGAGGTATAAATGTTGGACAAGAAGCTATAATTTAGTCAGTTAAAGTCATTTGTCCTCCTGTGATAATTTCCACAGTGCATAAGGAAGTGTAATAGAGTGCTTAAGTGATgaaatcataaaaattaaattttaaaataatttaaggaATTTGTTGGGATATTTTGCAACAACAACATCTGaaaggcctacttgccaaaaactggCATTGGGAGGCAAACTGTCTCGGAGATACTTATCCCGTTTTGCTTTTAgaccccatacaaatccttctaaatttctCTTGGTTCCTaatgtatggagtcatcagagcataaccgGGCTAATATCTCAAAAACAATTTGCCCTGGAATGCTGATGTTTGGTAAGTGGGCCTTTTGGATGTTGATCTTTCATAATACTCAGGGAAATcccaaaatttcacaaatataattttttatgaCATCACACTTTAGGACTCTATTGGCAatgttaacaaaatgaactagacaacCGTGAACCAGCTCTTTTAACCATCACACCTTGGCCCTTCAGAGTGCATTTGATTCACCTTATTCTGGAATCCACAACATTGATTCAATTGACTTGCTATGCCAATTCCAGAATACTGTGAGTGGCATATATTCCAAACATTCTGTACCAGGTGGCAGAATGCTTAGAATGAAATGCAATGATAGCATGATCATTTTTCTTGTGTCACAGCTGGTtcacaacagcaaagaaaaaggtGAACTTCATTGgtgacaatgaaataaaaaaattcaatgcaGTTATCAGTGTTTGGACAGAGAGGACAGACAGGCATTGGTGTGGCATATGAATTTTCCTGCACCTTTTTGGTCAAATTCCTGATCCTGGAGATGGGAGAACAGtttaaaatgtgataaaatatccCTCTCTAAGCTTAACAAAATCGCAGTTTGGGGCAAAATTTGGGGTAAAAGTCCCCAGAGAGGGAACAAAGAAAGTGTTGTGTCCCACCCATCCACCTATACCCATACCTCCCTCTCCGTCTAAACACTGATACGTGCATTATGTGTGAGATGTGTACAGAGAGGAAACTATTTAGCATGGAGCCTATAGCTTGTTCCGTAATTTCTCAGCTTTCACATATCTTTGCTTTCTTCCGGATATGTCTTCTTAAAGTTTGTGCCATCTCCTGGCAAAGGTGAGCTAACTGTGGGCCAGATCCAAGCTAAATACCACCTTTCGCCAAACACTTCGATGAAGTTCCTTCTCCATCCGCGATCGTActctctcttcttctttttacgCTCGTATGATGTTTGACCTTTAAAAATGATACCAGTTTGGAAGAAGAGCATGGCACTAAAAAGTAGCAGCGCAAAGACTGAAATGCCAGCCATAAAGGAAACGAAAATTCCGTAAACGGAGGTGTAGCCCAACAACCAGATAACAACAGGGGTGACCATTGTTAGCAGAGTCCAAAAGCCAACGCCGCCGATTTCATCTGTGACATAATCATGGTGGAAAACATTAGCATAAACAGCTCCCATCCAAAGATACAGTGCTAGAAACATGTAATAACGATAGTTTCTAAAACCGACGCATCTGCCGGCGAAAACGCAATGATGGTCTCTCTTCAAGACGCACTCATCGCAGATCTGACAATGATGGGCTCTCGGTGGAGCGTTTAACTGGCAGAAAGGACAATATGTCCACCCTGGCTTGAGAACCGAAGGCATTCCTAGCTTCTTTCCTGTTGTATCGGTGGTTATGAGCATGAAAAAGTTGGCGAACACGTTCAGCCACAAAAAGAATCCACAGACCACATGTACACAATACCATGTTGAGAATGGATCGTGGTAGATCGGTAGCACGATAAACAGCTCAAACAGCGCTATTGCCCATAACATTGCGATCATAAACACAAATGCCAAGAATTCAGAGGGCTTTTTAGGCTTAAGGCCTTCAAAGAAGCTCTTTTTGCCCTGGTCGTCCATGCTGTTTGGATCAGATCAGACGCCTTCCCTACAACATTGTAACCGCTCCTGTGTTATATTTCCGTGAAGGGCTGGGCTAGGCAAAGCTAGTATGCGCGCACCACACCTGCTCCGCTAGCCTGCGAAACCTCGTTCTTTGCCgccggggacgtttcgcgaaacgcgcgaaacgtccccaacggcgaagagcgaggagaaacggatatTTTCGCAGGCTACTGCTCCACCAAACTTCCTGCCTAACAGGCTGCTGGAGGCGTCGAAAGCTGATGGGTGGTGTGGTCCAGGCGGGCGTCGAAATAGGTCAGTGGGATGTAGGAAATTCTTATAAAATGAAGGGGAAGGCAGGGGCCAATTGGGGTGGGATTTCCTCTAGTCTACGTTCTTGTCACGCAGCGCACTCACCCAAGTTCCTTTCCGCTTTATTGCTTTTCTCCACCCACCCCCTCTCTTTTTCACTCTCTTACCCAGGGGCAGATGGTGGGGACGAGGAAAATtctaaacgggcgggaaaaaTGGCGCGAAGaagggtctccgaggatgtttcTCTTTTCGCCTGCCATGTAGGCTATCACACGTAGATATTACACCAGTGTGCGACTGTGATATAATTATTTATGAAATACTGAGTTATTTATGACATGTTACAAATATTTAGTGTCAGGCATCCTACTACAAAAGACTATCCAACTTTGCTCCCTTATTTGACTTATTTTAGATGATTTCTTCACATATTTCTTCGAATAATACAACTATTAAAATCTCTGATGTCGAACGGGTAAACTTCCAGAGACTGGGGGTTGGAAAGACAGAGCACGTACTGGAGAATACGCTGAACGTGTTTTTTGTCAGCTGATTTAAGATTTTATAGTTAGTTTATTATTTCGTTACAATAGACATCATTTTGCTATAATCAGGCCTTTTTTCCCAAGTATCATAGCCCAGCTGTTTCATGATAGGGGCAATTCTGTCCGTATGCTCCAGCAAAGCAGGCGGTAACTTGTGGCACCACTTGTAAAGAGCATTAACATTTATGGCTTCTTTTACTTGATCTGTTGACTTCTCAAGGCTGaagcaagaaaagaaatacattgATCTCAGCATTAAAGTAGTGTAAAGACAAGAACGTGTCTACTTTTTGAAGCAGTAAATAGGCATCCGCCTAGATCTGCCATCCTATCCATCTTTGGATGGGAGCCGTTTATGCCAatgtttcatcatcatcaccatcatcatcatcatcatcatcatcatcatcatcaacatcatcattgATTTAAATCATCctaatcatcgtcatcattattgTACATCATTTAAAAGTTTCATGCACGTAGACATGGAAGAGATTTGCAAATATCATAATGCCAACACATAAACGTTCTCcctcatcattattattattattattattattattattattattattattattttaattacttttCTGGGGAAGGGGAAGAATTGAATTATAATTACAACTGAAGCTTACCGTGAAAGGATAACTCCGCCAGGTTTTCCGATCTCAGTTTGATGGTGCAAAACCACATCGTTCCAAATAACATCTAAAAATTCTAAGACAATTTTCATATTCCGCGATGGAAACAATACCAGATGTTCATAAGGAATTCTCAGACATCTGTCTTTCCCCAGCACTTCGCATTGTGCATTCATATTTCTCACAGCCACATTCCAAGATCTTAGCAAAACTTCAAGGTCGTAATTTTCCATACTGCGAGGCCTGTACAACCCTCTAATTCCAATTTTTCTCTCTATGATAGAGTTGAGCACTGCACGACCGTCTCGAATCATGAAAATGAACTTTGCGTTAGGAAACAGTCTGGCTAAATAACTAAGATTCCTGAAGGTTAGAGGGTCTTTATTGCATAATCTTGGAGCTGGATCGCCGTGCTTTGCTATAATCTCTGCTATGAGAGCCGCAACTGCAGAATCTAAGAGGTCTTGGGTGACGCCAGCTTCTTCTCTACGAGTAGTTTCAGCTTCGCTGAACACATTAAACATTCTGGGAATATTAAGCAGAATTTTTGGAATGACCCTTGTTTCTTGTCCGCATCTGATATCCGGATGTGCGTCCAACATGGCCCGCATCAACGTTGTTCCACTCCTGGGAAAACCACCTACAAAAATAAACGGCGTATAACGATCCACGTGGTCTCTTCTCGGCTCCTCGTAAACTTTTGTCGTCGACGCCGCAGTCGCGAAATCCTGGCGTTCTTCATTCCGACACTTAAACAAAGATAACAGCTTTGAACTGAAGAGGGTCATTAAAGTTATTACACAGACGCACAAGAGCGCAAAACACTTCGCAACTATTCGTTGAGAAATAAACATAGCGAAACACGTTACGATATTATCATGACCGGCTCCTTAGATCAGCTTGAGATTGCGGTAGCCCACGTTTACGCCATTCGCAAAAGTTAGTTGGAAAATGATGACCGGAGGTGTCAGTGAGATAACCTGGAATTGCGGTGTTGAAATCTTCGTAATTATCACTCTCCATTTCAAAATTTACTGTCTAAAATGGGTAGCTATGGTAATTCAGTGTAACTTCAATAATTTATAACACGCCTCAACGCACCAAAATGAAACTctgaactaacaaaaaaaaccgGTCTTTATTTATTATCGATCTTTGTCCTCTGTTTTATAATTGCCCTGCCAATCTTACACTTTTGTCTCTAATCTTTAAAATATTAGATCTGAGAGTTTTTGTCAAATCTCACAAACTCAAGGGTATGCCTTCTGTATCAGGTTTAAACTGCTAAAGCCGTTAGCTCGAGCAGCCTTCACGCGTTAACAGCCGCATCAaaagtttatttgttttcatacaaagcGCCCGCTAAGACTTGCAGGTCCACCTGCCTAGATGAGGCAGGTGGATAGAAGCCCATGGGATCTGATTTTAAAGTGGAGAAGCGTAAATCGAGCTTTATTTTTAGAAGGTTTTGGTCTCTGCGGAGGAAATGAATTCAAAGACTCAAGGCAACcaaaaaatgcctaaaattcTGATGGTGGTGACTTGAGAGTGGGCGAGGGTGGAGGAAAAAGTAGCTGTTCGTCCAACCTGATGCCTCCTGGCTGGCCTCGTCTCCAGTGCGACCGTTGATACAAGGGAGGGAGTGGAGATAATCTAGATGTCACATGGTCTACTTTTTTTGTGGCCATTTTGAATACAAATACCTGGTGGAGACAACCATTATGCCGGCTCCTTGACAAATAAACCATTTCCAAATTGCTCAAAGCTACTGTtacaaagcgaggctaagtgcgaaggcGTGCTAAGGGCTGAGTTTCGCCACCATcgataacctgcgatcaggctcGATCAGGCCATCCTTATTCCCATTTTGTGAACGCCTGATTTCAGGTTACGCGATCAAGGTCATGAAAAGGAAGTCCCATTTCCGTCAAAAAAGTGCAAAGTAATAAGACTGTATATAATTCACTGTATTTTATTGCAAAATTTGATATCGCATTTATTGAGATAATGCTATCTTAGTATCATTATTCTCTGTATTGGATTGAATAATCCTTTCCACATGCGTAAACTTTAAGTTCCGCTAAACATACACGAGCCTCTCTACTACTTCCAGTTATAGCtggtatttatttttgttaaaaaagggGCACTAAAAGGTGTCAAACTCTTAATACTGAAATATTAGTTAAATTACCCTATCACATCTTAATTAAAAGTGGCAGACAAAATCTTGCCATAACTTGGTCAAAGAGTGAAGGAGTTAcatgtaaaactgaaaaagacaaATCACATTTTACACCTGTGGACCAATAGGCTAGtcacaaataaaattattgtaataaATATTTCATATCAATTTTTTCTACATCATATGTACGTATTAGAGTAACAGGCCGTTTCCGAGTTCCTCCGGGCCTCTGTatgaaaacgaggttaagtgctcagcctttcaTATGGAAATAATTTCTCATTCTCATCCGGCAAATAAAActctaggctcgattaccagccgctgttcgggaaaatgaggaggaggatcaaagaccggacccgggagacggcagaaatcgagcctaataaaactcattttcacaagaaatgtTGTGCATGCActtggcctcgttttgaaagtgagggtttttggaactcggaagtggcctataaaatagaattttgggcccagttgttcgcaCGCCGGTTcgcgctaacccggggttaaattttaaacctgatttcttttcatctttttagagtatccaatcaaagagaattaaactcatatatctgagttcaaatttcgcaccaACCGAGGGTTATCTTTACCCAGCTTCGCACAACCCGGCCCTGGCGGTTATGATATATAATTCATGTTGTGCAACAACCTTATCACGAATTCTATTTACCCCCTCTGATTTTGGGGTGTTTTTTTTGTCGCACTGTTGCATGTGCAAAAAACACGACTGTACACtattttgaaatcttttttaaatttctttaccGGGGAAATCAAAATTCCAGTTCTGATATTCCAGTCAATTACTAGTCTCCCCCTTCTGTAGCCTTATTCTTAATAAATTTCACGCTAATATCACTGCATATGAGAACGTGGCCTGCGTTGCAAGCGTTTCCAATAAATTATTGCCCGATAGCTGGAGAGAGAGCAAAACAACCATGTTTCTCGACAAattcgcgcggaaacgcttgctacgcaggccaaTGAGAAAGCAGTTCATTCATGAAGGATCCAGGTCTTAGTATCTTCAGCTTTTGACGGTGCCCATTTTTGGCCAGTTTTCCAGGACAAGACGTTATTTTGGTGcaattttaaaagctttcaaaccagaatttctttttttctggaataGCCAAAATCCAAGAGTAATAGTGAAAATTAGTACGATTAAGGTAAACATCActctgggccgggttgttcgaagctgggttaaggtaacccagggttagtgcgaaatttgaactcagatatgagagcttaaaaagaaaattcggtttaattctctttgcctacaatttgatgactggatactctaaaaagaatagagaaaactATCCGATAgtgtgcttttgataaaaagaaaaagaaacctgggttaaaatttaaccctgagTTACCGCAAACcagcgttcgaacaactgggccctgaaaTACAGCAGTATAAAACTAACAAAATGAAATTGATATCTTCCGGATATTATGTACTTTTATATGATATGATAATCAAATCAAATAAATTGTTATGTTCAAAATGACTTTACACCGAAGTACAAATAAGATAAATATATCAAACTGTTCTGTGAATAAATTTTCTTCGTGGTTATAATATTAATACAAAATAATATGGTTTCTTTTTATATTGAATCTTAAATCGGTAAATCCAGAATACCTAAAAAGAGTAATCAAGTTGATCCAATATACTTATATACtatgagctattgactcagagcccattcgggcttgaggaataattgttaaatatctagTCAAGCTTGTTATATAATCAGTTAAGTTTACTTAATGTGAGCCCCCTAAAACTGGTGCATTCCCAGTCTACTTTGGCCTTTAACACTTCCATAATGTAAAGTGGAAGATCCCCTAACAGACACTCTTGTATAAGCAGACAGCTCTACTTATAGCTGCCATCACcctactcccccccccccacgcaTTTATCCCCACTCCCATACAACCACTGTATTTTTACACTCTCGTAAGTGGCCAGCTCCAGTAGTGGACACTTTTTTCACACCCTGAGGGCGTCCACATATAAGAGTTTCCACTGTAGCTAGTTTGCTGGCCAAACATGTAATTTGTGTGGAACACATGGCCAACTGTTCCATGCAGTCCACATGGAGTTTTGACTCCAAAGTTTATGCATTCAAATTCGCAATAGCGTACAATGCTCCCTGCGCATTACACAAAGTTGCCAAAATCGAGTTAACATTTCTCTCTGTTAGTAACGTTCAACTACTGATTTTACAGACACCATAATGCAACAGTCTAACATTTAATGAGTGTCAAGCAGAGTTTTAGCCATGAATTTATAGGTGACATCCACCTCAACTCTCGTGCCAGCAGCTCTCAAACCATGCCAAAATGTATACGTGTATTTTGCCCACCAAAAACTGGACATGCAAGAATACCCAGATACTACCTGACAGAAATTAACCTTAAAAAACAACCGACATTTTGCAATGTTGTCACTGGTTTCCCGGCGAAATGATGTCCGAGGAACAAGCACTGAAATTCTTCACTAACAacatgtcactacccagatctgggcacTTACTCCTGATTAGTTGAAGTAAATTTCCCTTGTtacacaaccaatcagaagcactagtAACCCAGATCAGGGCAGTAACATGTCATCGGTATGGTATGTCTAGGCTCGTTCCTCAGATAcatcattttgcagggaaacaAGAGGTGGTGTTGCAAAATactggctgttttctcaagctagaCTGAAATCTTGGTGTAAAGACACATTACAATAACATGGTGAAGCCTCATGGCAGACTGTTGTTACATTTCCAAAATAGATAAATTTTCTCACAGAACCAGTAAAGGTACCTGTGGTGTCTTGCAGGGTCTCACCCAAAACATTAGAagattttatttcctttctttggACCAAAGCCATTTTTTCCTGCAGCCTTGTTGTTGAACAAGTCACGAATGAGAGCAGATTTCTCAGTTTCCAGCTGAGTGATTTTGCTGCCCTTGTCGGCAACCtcctgaaaacaataaaaatgggTCATGGTTAAGTATTGCTGAGGATTTTATGACACAGTGTCACAAATTTCAGTGACAGAGGAACCTCCGACAGGAAAAAGGCAATATACATTGTACAAGTAGCCTGCAAAAGCAGTTGTACAGGATTCTACTCTTTTTCAGGCCTTCAAGAACTTTTCAAAGACCCTGCTTTGAAATTGTCAGGACCTTTTTTGAGAGCTCATGCAGAAATGCTAGAAAATGAGATCTTGAATTATGACAACACTTGCAGACCATGGACACACAAAGTGCACTTTTGGATCAGTCTAGTTTTGCATAAGAGCAACAAGTGAGCACTGGGAACAGTTGAACACATGCCTTGCATAATTTTGCAAGCATTTATTCTGCCTGTATTACCACTCACTCCTTTGCAACATTTTAAGGTGTTGATAGCTTAAAGgttcttcaataaaaaaaatcagatgtCAAGGATTAAAAGGATTTCAAGTACTTTCAAGTTCTTGAAATCAGACTCTGGAATTCAAAAGTTTTCATGATGCGTGTTAACCCAGGGCATCTTgttaaagaa encodes:
- the LOC140938468 gene encoding probable palmitoyltransferase ZDHHC24, coding for MDDQGKKSFFEGLKPKKPSEFLAFVFMIAMLWAIALFELFIVLPIYHDPFSTWYCVHVVCGFFLWLNVFANFFMLITTDTTGKKLGMPSVLKPGWTYCPFCQLNAPPRAHHCQICDECVLKRDHHCVFAGRCVGFRNYRYYMFLALYLWMGAVYANVFHHDYVTDEIGGVGFWTLLTMVTPVVIWLLGYTSVYGIFVSFMAGISVFALLLFSAMLFFQTGIIFKGQTSYERKKKKREYDRGWRRNFIEVFGERWYLAWIWPTVSSPLPGDGTNFKKTYPEESKDM
- the LOC140938690 gene encoding protein-tyrosine sulfotransferase-like — translated: MFISQRIVAKCFALLCVCVITLMTLFSSKLLSLFKCRNEERQDFATAASTTKVYEEPRRDHVDRYTPFIFVGGFPRSGTTLMRAMLDAHPDIRCGQETRVIPKILLNIPRMFNVFSEAETTRREEAGVTQDLLDSAVAALIAEIIAKHGDPAPRLCNKDPLTFRNLSYLARLFPNAKFIFMIRDGRAVLNSIIERKIGIRGLYRPRSMENYDLEVLLRSWNVAVRNMNAQCEVLGKDRCLRIPYEHLVLFPSRNMKIVLEFLDVIWNDVVLHHQTEIGKPGGVILSRLEKSTDQVKEAINVNALYKWCHKLPPALLEHTDRIAPIMKQLGYDTWEKRPDYSKMMSIVTK